The DNA segment TCAAAAAGACTTGGAAAAATGTATAAAGTACGTGTTTTGCTCCGATTCCAACTAAAATTTCAGAAGGTTCATAACTTAACTCTTGATCACGCTGCAACTTGTCAATAACGGCCTTTTTCAAAGCAGGTAAGCCACCAGCAGGGGTATATTTGGTCTTGCCCTCATTCATGGACTTAAGAGCTGCGTCTAAAATGTTTTGTGGCGTATTATAATCGGGTTCTCCAGCTCCAAGACCAATCACGTCAATACCTTGTTCTTTTAGATCTTTCGCTTTTGCTGTAATAGCAAGTGTCGTTGATGGCGTCAATGTGTGAACACGGTTAGCTAATTGCGGTTTCAAAATCGATCGTCCCCTTTTACAAATTTAAAATACGTTTCCACCATTTTCCGTCTTCGAAAAGTAAGTACACGTAATTTAACTTGTCATTTTGATTCAAAAAAGTAATTTCCCAAACCGCAGTGTCTTGCTCCCAACCAAGTTTAGTATGTAGCACTTCCTTCACTTCAAACTCATCTTGTACCACTGTCAAGGCTTGTTGTTTTGAAATCCCATTTTTTAGTATCACTTCTTCAATAACTAAATTTTCGCGATTAGTTGGGATAAAAACAGCTTTTTCTTCCCCATTTCCATCTTTTCCACGAACAGTAATATATATGGTTGATCCACTGTACACCATTGAATCCGACACTTCTTTTAAATTTCCCTCACTAACTGCTAGTAGTTCAGCTTTTTCTTTGACGTCTGCAAAAGGTTGTCCTGCTTTCCAAATGACAAACAAGCTGATACACAGACTTAGTGAAATAATAAAAACACTTATAAATATAATCCAACTTTTCATATTTGCACCTTACGTTTTATAAATTGTGAAAACGGCTTTCTCTTGATTGTCTTTCTCTAGTGCAAGTCCGAACATTAAATCTCTATGTTTTAAAGTGCGATTTAAGGCGTCTACAATTTTATACAAGTCTGATTGATAGTCAACCGTAACCGTTGAAATTATTTCAATTTTGCTTTCGATTCTAAACCCCTTCTCTCTTTACTCATACTTTCTCATTATACCAATGTTCTAGGTCTAAGACCATATCTTCTAATGATACTTTCTTTACCGGAATATCAGGTAAAGCTCTAATAAATTCTTTTCCGTACGACTTTGATTGGATACGCCGATCGAGCACAATAAAAACACCTCGATCTGATGATGAGCGAATTAATCGTCCAAAACCTTGTCGGAATCTAAGAATTGCTTCAGGCAATGCTAGTGATGAAAAAGAATTAATTCCTTGCTTTGTTAAACGCTGTGCTTGTGTTTTAAAGACAGGTTCATCTGGAGATGAAAATGGCAATCGCACCATGATAACTGCAGACAACGCATCTCCTGGTACATCGACACCCTCCCAAAAACTATTGGTACCAAATAGCACGGATTTTCGAAAACGTTGGAATGATTTTAACAACTTCATCCGACTACCTGAAGTCATGCCTTGTGCAAATAACATATACCCTTCAAGTAATGTTGTATCTTGAATTAGGTCAACTGTTTTTCTTAACATATCTTGAGATGTAAACAACACAAAACATCGGCCTTCCGTTACAAGGACAGTTTGAATGACTGCATCTGCAACGGCGTCTATAAAGTCAGATTGTGATACATTTTGAATATCAGGCATGTCATCCACAATAAATAAGTTTGCACCTTGGTAAAAATCTCTTGAAGCATTATAAGTTTTGATTTGCACACTTTCAGGAAGTCCTAATTTATTTACAATAAATCGACTATTTC comes from the Paenisporosarcina antarctica genome and includes:
- a CDS encoding cell wall elongation regulator TseB-like domain-containing protein encodes the protein MKSWIIFISVFIISLSLCISLFVIWKAGQPFADVKEKAELLAVSEGNLKEVSDSMVYSGSTIYITVRGKDGNGEEKAVFIPTNRENLVIEEVILKNGISKQQALTVVQDEFEVKEVLHTKLGWEQDTAVWEITFLNQNDKLNYVYLLFEDGKWWKRILNL
- a CDS encoding YpmA family protein; the protein is MESKIEIISTVTVDYQSDLYKIVDALNRTLKHRDLMFGLALEKDNQEKAVFTIYKT